A portion of the Cryptomeria japonica chromosome 5, Sugi_1.0, whole genome shotgun sequence genome contains these proteins:
- the LOC131037261 gene encoding pentatricopeptide repeat-containing protein At5g66631 isoform X1, producing MAAKFMCKRKPLNNYINPFHSYSLNINNPNTLHAPQINKASHYFHRAKRIDRLRLLLHYKPWTPSLPKALERIELDTFVVSQALRTSKLLPLTALSFTEWLKSKPELYNNHYTHHSIIKVLSDAGKVEQMQSMVEEIKSGKYKKVSVSFMDLLHWNARAKNFEGVENIWIEMKKKMNEEEEKEEPLKPNAEFYNIYIDMIAERGRYSEVGSLFLEMIEAGVLPNARTYTVLIKHLLKLGKLNEAFEVFKRLPTLRVKHTAKQYTLLVEEFARMNDVESMRLLVREMQNDGVLPSRALISAVRILKDAGLEEEAEEIVSYLLPDANIEALGISQMFDLDSDDNDNGDVDGYGEDDSGDNSGEPSQNLKPWLNPNALASALSDWNDATIISLEKANLVWNTRLVCKVLRAFKKIDVALEFFHWVAYQPGFAHDIYTISRMAVMLARKGKAEAVDRLLLKARSEELKLSVSTMRLIIEAYGISMYPDAALRIFKEIKLFGLKPNRLLYSSLIHTLVKCNQGLKAKDILEEMILANICPDIQIFTVLMQDFGRAGDLKTVQLLFQWINQSGGKPDAHCYRILIHAYCENERAALTFRLFEDMKSTNMRLDAETKTLLVNSLWTQGKLREAADVEDEYEKEGLNLPKALPGSIWKASGGDLMLIYDIVSRSFL from the coding sequence ATGGCCGCAAAATTTATGTGCAAGAGAAAACCCTTGAACAACTACATCAACCCATTTCACTCATATTCACTTAACATCAATAACCCTAACACCCTACATGCCCCGCAAATCAACAAAGCATCCCATTATTTTCACAGAGCAAAACGCATTGACAGGCTTCGGCTTTTACTTCACTACAAACCTTGGACACCCTCATTACCAAAAGCTCTGGAGAGAATTGAACTTGACACCTTCGTTGTATCACAGGCCCTGCGCACTAGTAAACTATTGCCACTCACAGCTCTAAGCTTCACCGAATGGTTGAAATCCAAGCCGGAGCTGTACAACAATCATTACACACACCACTCAATTATAAAAGTGCTCAGCGATGCTGGAAAGGTGGAACAAATGCAGAGCATGGTCGAAGAAATCAAATCTGGTAAGTACAAAAAGGTTTCTGTCAGTTTTATGGATTTATTGCACTGGAATGCCAGAGCTAAAAATTTTGAAGGGGTAGAAAATATTTGGattgaaatgaaaaagaaaatgaatgaagaagaagaaaaagaagaacctCTAAAACCCAATGCAGagttttataatatttatattgaTATGATTGCAGAGAGGGGTAGGTATAGTGAAGTGGGTAGCCTTTTCTTGGAGATGATTGAGGCTGGTGTTCTTCCTAATGCTAGGACATATACTGTCCTTATTAAGCACCTTCTGAAATTGGGTAAGTTGAATGAGGCATTTGAGGTGTTTAAGAGATTACCCACATTGAGGGTCAAACATACTGCCAAACAGTacactttattggtggaagagttcGCTAGAATGAATGATGTGGAGTCAATGAGATTGCTTGTTCGGGAGATGCAAAATGATGGGGTTTTGCCTAGTAGAGCATTGATTTCTGCTGTGAGGATTTTGAAGGATGCAGGGTTGGAGGAAGAGGCCGAGGAGATTGTGAGCTATCTTTTACCTGATGCTAATATTGAGGCTCTTGGAATATCACAAATGTTTGATCTTGATAGTGATGACAATGACAATGGTGATGTCGATGGTTATGGTGAAGATGACAGTGGAGATAATTcaggggaacctagtcagaatttGAAACCCTGGTTGAATCCAAATGCCTTAGCAAGTGCCCTGAGTGATTGGAATGATGCAACAATTATTTCTCTTGAGAAGGCGAATCTTGTGTGGAATACTAGATTGGTGTGCAAGGTTTTGAGGGCATTTAAGAAAATTGATGTAGCTTTGGAGTTTTTCCATTGGGTTGCTTACCAGCCAGGATTtgcacatgatatatatacaaTCTCGAGAATGGCTGTGATGTTGGCACGTAAAGGGAAAGCTGAAGCAGTAGATCGCTTGCTTTTGAAGGCAAGGTCAGAAGAATTAAAGTTGTCAGTAAGCACAATGAGATTGATAATTGAGGCTTATGGTATATCAATGTATCCAGATGCAGCATTGAGAATtttcaaagagattaaattatttggTTTGAAACCCAACAGATTGCTATATTCATCTCTGATTCATACTCTTGTGAAATGTAACCAGGGGTTAAAAGCTAAGGATATTCTTGAGGAAATGATACTTGCCAATATCTGCCCAGATATTCAGATATTTACCGTTCTAATGCAGGACTTTGGAAGGGCAGGTGATTTAAAAACAGTGCAGCTTCTTTTTCAATGGATCAACCAGAGTGGTGGTAAGCCAGATGCTCATTGCTATAGGATTCTTATCCACGCATACTGTGAGAATGAGAGAGCAGCTCTAACATTCAGGCTTTTTGAAGACATGAAAAGTACAAATATGAGGCTTGATGCTGAAACCAAAACCCTACTGGTGAATAGTCTCTGGACGCAGGGTAAGTTGAGAGAGGCAGCAGATGTAGAGGATGAATATGAGAAAGAGGGACTTAATTTACCTAAGGCCTTGCCTGGCAGTATATGGAAGGCGAGCGGTGGAGATCTAATGCTGATATATGATATTGTTTCCAGAAGCTTTTTATAA
- the LOC131037261 gene encoding pentatricopeptide repeat-containing protein At5g66631 isoform X2, producing MAAKFMCKRKPLNNYINPFHSYSLNINNPNTLHAPQINKASHYFHRAKRIDRLRLLLHYKPWTPSLPKALERIELDTFVVSQALRTSKLLPLTALSFTEWLKSKPELYNNHYTHHSIIKVLSDAGKVEQMQSMVEEIKSERGRYSEVGSLFLEMIEAGVLPNARTYTVLIKHLLKLGKLNEAFEVFKRLPTLRVKHTAKQYTLLVEEFARMNDVESMRLLVREMQNDGVLPSRALISAVRILKDAGLEEEAEEIVSYLLPDANIEALGISQMFDLDSDDNDNGDVDGYGEDDSGDNSGEPSQNLKPWLNPNALASALSDWNDATIISLEKANLVWNTRLVCKVLRAFKKIDVALEFFHWVAYQPGFAHDIYTISRMAVMLARKGKAEAVDRLLLKARSEELKLSVSTMRLIIEAYGISMYPDAALRIFKEIKLFGLKPNRLLYSSLIHTLVKCNQGLKAKDILEEMILANICPDIQIFTVLMQDFGRAGDLKTVQLLFQWINQSGGKPDAHCYRILIHAYCENERAALTFRLFEDMKSTNMRLDAETKTLLVNSLWTQGKLREAADVEDEYEKEGLNLPKALPGSIWKASGGDLMLIYDIVSRSFL from the exons ATGGCCGCAAAATTTATGTGCAAGAGAAAACCCTTGAACAACTACATCAACCCATTTCACTCATATTCACTTAACATCAATAACCCTAACACCCTACATGCCCCGCAAATCAACAAAGCATCCCATTATTTTCACAGAGCAAAACGCATTGACAGGCTTCGGCTTTTACTTCACTACAAACCTTGGACACCCTCATTACCAAAAGCTCTGGAGAGAATTGAACTTGACACCTTCGTTGTATCACAGGCCCTGCGCACTAGTAAACTATTGCCACTCACAGCTCTAAGCTTCACCGAATGGTTGAAATCCAAGCCGGAGCTGTACAACAATCATTACACACACCACTCAATTATAAAAGTGCTCAGCGATGCTGGAAAGGTGGAACAAATGCAGAGCATGGTCGAAGAAATCAAATCTG AGAGGGGTAGGTATAGTGAAGTGGGTAGCCTTTTCTTGGAGATGATTGAGGCTGGTGTTCTTCCTAATGCTAGGACATATACTGTCCTTATTAAGCACCTTCTGAAATTGGGTAAGTTGAATGAGGCATTTGAGGTGTTTAAGAGATTACCCACATTGAGGGTCAAACATACTGCCAAACAGTacactttattggtggaagagttcGCTAGAATGAATGATGTGGAGTCAATGAGATTGCTTGTTCGGGAGATGCAAAATGATGGGGTTTTGCCTAGTAGAGCATTGATTTCTGCTGTGAGGATTTTGAAGGATGCAGGGTTGGAGGAAGAGGCCGAGGAGATTGTGAGCTATCTTTTACCTGATGCTAATATTGAGGCTCTTGGAATATCACAAATGTTTGATCTTGATAGTGATGACAATGACAATGGTGATGTCGATGGTTATGGTGAAGATGACAGTGGAGATAATTcaggggaacctagtcagaatttGAAACCCTGGTTGAATCCAAATGCCTTAGCAAGTGCCCTGAGTGATTGGAATGATGCAACAATTATTTCTCTTGAGAAGGCGAATCTTGTGTGGAATACTAGATTGGTGTGCAAGGTTTTGAGGGCATTTAAGAAAATTGATGTAGCTTTGGAGTTTTTCCATTGGGTTGCTTACCAGCCAGGATTtgcacatgatatatatacaaTCTCGAGAATGGCTGTGATGTTGGCACGTAAAGGGAAAGCTGAAGCAGTAGATCGCTTGCTTTTGAAGGCAAGGTCAGAAGAATTAAAGTTGTCAGTAAGCACAATGAGATTGATAATTGAGGCTTATGGTATATCAATGTATCCAGATGCAGCATTGAGAATtttcaaagagattaaattatttggTTTGAAACCCAACAGATTGCTATATTCATCTCTGATTCATACTCTTGTGAAATGTAACCAGGGGTTAAAAGCTAAGGATATTCTTGAGGAAATGATACTTGCCAATATCTGCCCAGATATTCAGATATTTACCGTTCTAATGCAGGACTTTGGAAGGGCAGGTGATTTAAAAACAGTGCAGCTTCTTTTTCAATGGATCAACCAGAGTGGTGGTAAGCCAGATGCTCATTGCTATAGGATTCTTATCCACGCATACTGTGAGAATGAGAGAGCAGCTCTAACATTCAGGCTTTTTGAAGACATGAAAAGTACAAATATGAGGCTTGATGCTGAAACCAAAACCCTACTGGTGAATAGTCTCTGGACGCAGGGTAAGTTGAGAGAGGCAGCAGATGTAGAGGATGAATATGAGAAAGAGGGACTTAATTTACCTAAGGCCTTGCCTGGCAGTATATGGAAGGCGAGCGGTGGAGATCTAATGCTGATATATGATATTGTTTCCAGAAGCTTTTTATAA